A genomic stretch from Flavobacterium humidisoli includes:
- the mreC gene encoding rod shape-determining protein MreC, which yields MQQIFNFIIRNSNRLLFLLLLGISLTLTIQSHSYHRSRVISSANFLSGGVYERINRVNEYLNLRAENDELVLENARLKSLLFNKEDTTKAPLPDSIKGVKPADIVVSKVIHNTYNTHENYITLNSGSKEGVKPDMGVINSLGIIGVVDNTSANYSTVVSILNMKSHINAKIKKSNHFGSLTWDGKSTGFVQLEDVPRLASIRKGDTIVTGGQSVIFPEGINIGTVDVIYKKENTSFYVIKVKLFNDMTNLGHVYVIKSKDREELINLENKNKEKNE from the coding sequence ATGCAGCAAATATTTAATTTCATTATAAGAAACAGTAATCGATTGCTGTTTTTGCTGCTTTTAGGTATTTCGTTGACGCTCACAATTCAATCGCATTCCTACCACAGAAGCAGAGTAATCAGTTCAGCTAATTTTTTAAGCGGAGGTGTTTATGAAAGAATTAATCGTGTAAACGAATATTTGAATTTAAGAGCCGAAAATGATGAACTTGTATTAGAGAATGCAAGGTTAAAAAGTCTTTTATTTAATAAAGAAGATACTACCAAAGCACCATTACCAGATAGCATTAAAGGTGTAAAACCTGCAGATATCGTTGTATCGAAAGTAATTCACAATACATACAACACACACGAAAACTATATCACTTTGAACTCTGGAAGCAAAGAAGGAGTTAAGCCAGATATGGGAGTCATAAACAGCTTAGGTATTATTGGAGTAGTAGACAATACTTCTGCAAACTATTCTACAGTAGTGAGCATTTTGAACATGAAGTCACATATTAATGCTAAAATCAAAAAATCTAACCACTTTGGTTCTTTAACTTGGGATGGTAAAAGCACAGGATTTGTTCAGCTAGAAGACGTGCCAAGATTAGCATCAATTAGAAAAGGCGACACTATTGTTACCGGAGGACAATCTGTAATTTTCCCTGAAGGAATTAATATCGGAACTGTAGACGTTATATACAAAAAAGAGAACACAAGCTTTTATGTTATAAAAGTTAAACTATTTAACGATATGACGAACTTGGGTCATGTATATGTCATCAAAAGCAAAGACAGAGAGGAACTTATTAACTTAGAAAACAAAAACAAAGAAAAAAATGAATAG
- a CDS encoding rod shape-determining protein — MGFFDFMTEDIAIDLGTANTLIIHNDKVVIDSPSIVARDRVSGKIIAVGKEANMMQGKTHENIKTIRPLKDGVIADFDASEKMINMFIKSIPALKKRMFTPALRMVVCIPSGITEVEMRAVKESCERVNGKEVYLIHEPMAAAIGIGIDIMQPKGNMIVDIGGGTTEIAVIALGGIVCDKSVKIAGDVFTNDIVYYMRTQHNLFVGESTAEKIKIQIGAAIEDLDGPPEDMSVQGRDLLTGKPKQVDVSYREIAKALDKSIQRIEDAVMETLSQTPPELAADIYNTGIYLAGGGSMLRGLDKRISQKTDLPVYIAEDPLRAVVRGTGMALKNIAKFKSILIK, encoded by the coding sequence ATGGGATTTTTTGATTTCATGACCGAGGATATTGCGATAGACCTTGGAACCGCAAACACTTTAATCATTCATAATGATAAAGTTGTCATTGATAGTCCGTCTATCGTTGCACGTGATAGAGTATCAGGCAAAATCATTGCTGTTGGTAAGGAAGCCAATATGATGCAAGGTAAAACACATGAAAACATCAAAACTATAAGGCCTTTGAAAGATGGTGTAATTGCTGATTTTGATGCTTCGGAAAAAATGATCAATATGTTCATTAAAAGTATTCCTGCATTGAAAAAAAGAATGTTTACTCCAGCTTTACGTATGGTTGTATGTATTCCTTCTGGTATTACTGAAGTGGAGATGAGAGCGGTGAAGGAATCTTGTGAGAGAGTAAACGGAAAAGAAGTTTATTTGATTCATGAGCCAATGGCAGCGGCAATTGGTATTGGTATAGACATTATGCAGCCAAAAGGTAACATGATTGTAGATATCGGAGGTGGTACAACAGAAATTGCTGTTATCGCTTTAGGCGGAATTGTGTGTGACAAATCTGTAAAAATTGCAGGTGATGTTTTCACAAACGACATCGTTTATTACATGCGTACACAACACAACCTTTTTGTGGGAGAAAGTACTGCAGAAAAAATTAAAATTCAAATTGGAGCGGCAATCGAAGATTTAGATGGTCCGCCAGAAGATATGTCAGTTCAAGGTAGAGATTTACTTACTGGTAAACCAAAACAAGTAGATGTTTCTTACCGTGAAATTGCAAAAGCACTAGACAAATCTATTCAGCGTATTGAAGATGCGGTAATGGAAACATTATCTCAGACTCCGCCAGAATTAGCAGCAGATATCTACAACACTGGTATCTATTTAGCTGGTGGTGGATCAATGTTAAGAGGCCTTGACAAACGTATTTCTCAAAAAACAGACTTACCGGTTTATATTGCCGAAGATCCTTTAAGAGCAGTTGTACGAGGAACAGGAATGGCTCTTAAAAACATCGCTAAATTTAAAAGTATCTTAATCAAATAA
- the purH gene encoding bifunctional phosphoribosylaminoimidazolecarboxamide formyltransferase/IMP cyclohydrolase, which produces MSTTKKIQSALISVFSKDGLEPIVRKLHEQNVTLYSTGGTEDFIKNLGIPVVPVEDITSFPEILGGRVKTLHPKIFGGILNRQDNESDVQQMKEFDIPQIDLVIVDLYPFEKTVASGASEQDIIEKIDIGGISLIRAGAKNFKDTVIVASVNEYSLLLDLITEQDGATTLENRRLLATKAFHVSSHYDGAIFNYFNTDETIYKESIANGQVLRYGENPHQKGFFFGDFDAMFNKLHGKELSYNNLLDVDAAVNLIAEFKTDGPTFAILKHNNACGLASRKTISEAYLAALACDPTSAFGGVLISNTKIDLETAQEINKLFCEVVIAPAYDDEAVTVLQEKKNRIILVQNEVELPSRQVRTCLNGLLIQDRNNITDNKEHLKTVTITEPTAQEIEDLIFASKICKNTKSNTIVFAKNGTLISSGTGQTSRVDALIQAVDKAKAFGFDLNGASMASDAFFPFPDCVELAKKAGITAVIQPGGSIKDELSINYCNENNLAMVFTGTRHFKH; this is translated from the coding sequence ATGAGCACAACAAAAAAAATACAATCGGCATTAATTTCTGTTTTTTCTAAAGATGGATTGGAACCAATTGTTAGAAAATTACACGAACAAAATGTAACACTTTATTCAACTGGAGGAACCGAAGATTTCATCAAAAACCTTGGTATTCCAGTCGTTCCTGTTGAAGATATCACTTCTTTCCCTGAAATTCTTGGCGGAAGAGTAAAAACTTTACACCCAAAGATTTTTGGCGGAATCTTGAATCGTCAAGACAACGAAAGCGACGTTCAGCAAATGAAGGAATTTGACATTCCTCAAATTGATTTGGTAATTGTTGATTTATATCCTTTTGAAAAAACGGTTGCTTCTGGAGCAAGCGAACAAGATATTATTGAAAAAATCGATATTGGCGGAATTTCATTAATTCGTGCTGGTGCGAAAAATTTCAAAGACACTGTAATTGTAGCTTCTGTTAACGAGTACAGCTTACTTTTGGATTTGATTACGGAGCAAGATGGAGCAACAACTTTGGAAAACAGAAGATTGTTGGCTACTAAAGCATTCCACGTTTCATCTCACTATGATGGAGCTATTTTTAATTATTTCAATACAGACGAGACTATTTACAAAGAAAGCATTGCAAATGGTCAAGTTTTAAGATACGGTGAAAACCCTCACCAAAAAGGATTCTTCTTTGGAGATTTTGATGCAATGTTCAACAAACTTCACGGAAAAGAACTATCTTACAACAATTTGCTGGATGTTGATGCTGCAGTAAATTTAATTGCTGAATTTAAAACTGACGGACCAACATTCGCCATTTTAAAACACAACAATGCTTGCGGATTGGCTTCAAGAAAAACAATCAGCGAAGCTTATTTAGCCGCTTTAGCTTGTGACCCAACCTCTGCTTTTGGCGGAGTGTTAATTTCTAACACTAAAATTGATTTAGAAACGGCGCAAGAAATCAACAAATTATTCTGCGAGGTTGTAATCGCTCCTGCATATGATGATGAGGCAGTTACCGTTTTACAAGAGAAGAAAAACAGAATTATTTTAGTTCAAAATGAAGTGGAATTACCTTCTCGTCAAGTAAGAACTTGTCTTAATGGTTTGTTAATTCAGGACAGAAATAATATTACAGATAATAAAGAGCATTTAAAAACCGTTACCATTACAGAACCTACTGCTCAAGAGATCGAAGATTTGATCTTTGCTTCTAAAATCTGCAAGAATACAAAATCAAACACTATTGTATTTGCTAAGAACGGAACATTGATTTCATCAGGTACAGGTCAGACTTCAAGAGTTGACGCTTTAATTCAAGCTGTTGACAAAGCAAAAGCTTTTGGATTTGATTTAAATGGAGCTTCGATGGCAAGTGATGCATTTTTCCCATTTCCGGATTGTGTAGAATTAGCTAAAAAAGCAGGAATAACTGCTGTAATTCAGCCAGGAGGTTCAATAAAAGACGAATTAAGCATAAATTATTGCAACGAAAATAATCTTGCAATGGTATTTACAGGAACTCGTCATTTTAAACATTAA
- a CDS encoding ABC transporter permease: MIVYLRLLKESLSFAINALRNNKLRTLLSLLGVTIGIFSIIAVLAAVDSLDKKISKDLSSLDKNTIYLMKYCFGPSEIPQWKREQFPNVKYDEYIGLKNSMNDTDQVGYQLFVNRESLKYDSKTVSDVNIIPSSNEMVDIDGLSFDKGRFYNESESNSGTPVIVLGYDIADGLFGTSDPIGKNIRLYGQRFTVIGVMAKQGAGFFGDSNDTSVYLPANFLRRMYGDSDSMTPVIVLKPVKGVDMDAYKAEIAQKLRAIRGMKAGEMDNFFINVLSGFTDFIDGILGQMNFVGWIISGFSLLVGGFGIANIMFVSVKERTNLIGIQKSLGAKNKFILFQFLFEAVILSVIGGIIGLLMVWGIAVILTKVLDFEFVLSLGNILLGTSLAALIGLISGILPAVSAANLDPVEAIRTGM, from the coding sequence ATGATCGTTTATCTAAGATTATTAAAAGAAAGTCTAAGCTTTGCCATCAATGCTTTGCGAAATAATAAATTACGAACTTTATTGTCGCTTTTAGGCGTAACGATCGGTATTTTTTCAATCATTGCCGTTTTGGCCGCTGTTGACTCTTTAGATAAAAAAATCTCTAAAGATCTGAGCAGCTTGGATAAAAATACAATTTATTTGATGAAATATTGCTTTGGGCCTTCTGAAATTCCGCAATGGAAGAGAGAGCAATTTCCAAATGTGAAATATGACGAATATATTGGGCTGAAAAACTCAATGAATGATACCGATCAAGTCGGATATCAGCTTTTTGTAAATAGAGAAAGTTTAAAATACGATTCTAAAACAGTCAGCGATGTAAATATTATTCCGTCATCAAACGAAATGGTTGATATCGACGGATTGAGTTTTGACAAAGGAAGGTTTTATAACGAATCTGAATCTAATTCAGGAACTCCCGTTATTGTTTTAGGATACGATATAGCCGATGGCCTTTTTGGAACAAGTGATCCAATCGGGAAAAATATTCGCTTATATGGACAGCGATTTACTGTAATTGGCGTAATGGCAAAACAAGGAGCTGGTTTTTTTGGAGATAGCAATGATACTTCGGTTTATCTTCCAGCCAATTTTTTAAGAAGAATGTACGGAGATAGTGATTCCATGACGCCTGTAATTGTTTTAAAACCGGTAAAAGGTGTAGATATGGATGCATACAAAGCAGAAATTGCACAAAAATTGAGAGCAATCCGTGGAATGAAAGCAGGAGAAATGGATAATTTCTTTATAAATGTGCTTTCTGGTTTTACTGATTTTATTGATGGAATTTTAGGTCAGATGAATTTTGTAGGATGGATTATCAGTGGGTTTTCTCTTTTAGTTGGAGGTTTCGGAATTGCGAATATCATGTTTGTTTCGGTTAAAGAAAGAACCAATCTTATCGGAATTCAGAAATCATTGGGGGCGAAGAATAAATTTATCCTATTTCAATTTTTGTTTGAAGCCGTTATTCTTTCTGTTATCGGTGGAATTATTGGACTGCTAATGGTTTGGGGAATCGCTGTAATCTTAACAAAAGTCCTCGATTTTGAATTTGTTTTGAGTTTAGGAAATATTCTTTTAGGAACTAGTTTAGCGGCTCTTATTGGTTTAATTTCTGGAATTTTGCCAGCGGTTTCGGCAGCAAATTTAGATCCAGTTGAAGCGATTCGTACAGGTATGTAG
- a CDS encoding cupin-like domain-containing protein → MSFNLKSVDTVESISKEDFKKNYLDKRKPLIIKGLTKDWPAREKWSTEYFKQIAGEIEVKLVDNSKADPTKVINASIASMKFGEYLDLIKREPTQLRIFFFNLFKHRPELIDDVKVPKELMGGFIESMPAMFFGGSKAITFLHYDIDLPHLFHTHFGGRKHIILFDNKWKKRLYCVPNTTYALEDYDVANPDFEKFPALKGVEGYEVFLEHGDTLFMPTGMWHWMRYIDGSFSLTLRAWDASWSRKIASVWSLFMHGAVDSGIKVIFRERYAIWREKRVFKIAEKELKKDLKKAG, encoded by the coding sequence ATGAGCTTTAATCTTAAATCTGTTGATACTGTTGAGTCGATTTCTAAGGAAGATTTTAAAAAGAATTACTTAGATAAAAGAAAACCTTTAATCATAAAGGGACTTACAAAAGATTGGCCAGCAAGAGAAAAATGGTCAACAGAGTATTTCAAGCAGATTGCTGGAGAGATAGAGGTTAAACTTGTAGATAATTCAAAGGCAGATCCAACAAAAGTAATCAACGCTTCTATAGCGAGTATGAAATTTGGAGAATACCTCGATTTGATAAAACGCGAACCAACACAATTGCGTATTTTCTTCTTCAATCTTTTTAAACACAGACCTGAATTAATTGATGATGTAAAAGTTCCAAAAGAATTAATGGGAGGTTTTATAGAAAGTATGCCTGCAATGTTTTTTGGAGGATCAAAGGCGATTACTTTCCTGCATTATGATATTGATTTGCCGCATCTTTTTCATACCCATTTTGGAGGAAGAAAACATATTATACTGTTTGACAATAAATGGAAAAAAAGACTTTATTGTGTGCCCAATACTACTTATGCCTTAGAAGATTATGATGTTGCCAATCCCGATTTTGAAAAATTCCCTGCTTTGAAAGGAGTAGAAGGGTATGAAGTTTTCTTAGAACATGGAGATACGTTGTTTATGCCAACCGGAATGTGGCATTGGATGCGTTATATTGATGGTTCTTTTTCTCTAACACTTCGCGCATGGGATGCATCATGGTCTAGAAAAATAGCCAGCGTTTGGAGTTTATTTATGCATGGCGCGGTAGATAGCGGTATAAAAGTAATTTTTAGAGAACGTTATGCAATCTGGCGTGAGAAAAGGGTTTTTAAAATTGCTGAAAAAGAATTAAAAAAGGATTTGAAAAAAGCGGGATGA
- the accD gene encoding acetyl-CoA carboxylase, carboxyltransferase subunit beta yields the protein MAWFKRQEKGITTATEDKMDVPKGLWYKSPTGKIIDADELARNLFVSPEDDFHVRIGSATYFEILFDNNEFVELDKNMTSKDPLHFVDTKKYAERLKDVMEKTHLKDAVRTGVGKSKGRELVICCMDFAFIGGSMGAVVGEKIARGIDHAIKNKLPFVMISKSGGARMMEAAYSLMQLAKTSVKLAQLAEAKLPYISLCTDPTTGGTTASYAMLGDINISEPGALIGFAGPRVVRDTTGKDLPEGFQTAEFLLEHGFLDFITPRKELKDKINLYIDLIQNNDIR from the coding sequence ATGGCTTGGTTTAAAAGACAAGAAAAAGGGATTACGACCGCTACAGAAGATAAGATGGACGTTCCGAAAGGATTGTGGTACAAATCTCCTACTGGAAAAATTATTGATGCTGACGAATTAGCGAGAAATTTATTCGTGAGCCCTGAAGATGATTTTCACGTTCGAATTGGAAGCGCAACCTATTTTGAAATTTTATTCGACAACAACGAATTTGTTGAGTTAGACAAAAACATGACTTCTAAAGATCCTTTGCATTTTGTGGATACAAAAAAATATGCAGAGCGCTTGAAAGATGTAATGGAAAAAACTCACTTAAAAGACGCTGTTCGTACGGGAGTAGGAAAATCTAAAGGAAGAGAACTTGTAATTTGCTGTATGGATTTTGCATTCATCGGTGGATCTATGGGAGCTGTAGTAGGTGAAAAAATCGCTAGAGGTATTGATCATGCTATTAAAAACAAACTTCCATTTGTAATGATTTCTAAATCTGGTGGAGCTCGTATGATGGAAGCTGCTTATTCTTTAATGCAATTAGCAAAAACTTCTGTAAAACTAGCTCAATTAGCTGAAGCTAAATTACCTTACATCTCTCTTTGTACAGATCCTACAACTGGAGGAACAACTGCATCTTACGCTATGTTAGGAGACATCAACATCTCTGAGCCAGGCGCTTTGATTGGTTTTGCTGGTCCGCGTGTTGTACGTGACACTACAGGAAAAGATTTACCAGAAGGTTTCCAAACTGCTGAGTTCTTATTAGAGCACGGTTTCTTAGACTTTATCACGCCTAGAAAAGAATTGAAAGATAAGATCAACTTATATATCGATTTGATTCAAAATAATGATATTCGATAG
- the fbaA gene encoding class II fructose-bisphosphate aldolase, which yields MAHNIKPGVATGDQVQEIFNYAKEKGFALPAVNVTGSSTINGVLETAAKLNAPVIIQFSNGGAQFNAGKGLSNAGEKAAIAGGIAGAKHIHTLAEAYGATVILHTDHCAKKLLPWIDGLLDASEKHFAETGKPLFSSHMIDLSEEPIEENIEICKEYLARMSKMGMTLEIELGITGGEEDGVDNSDVDSSKLYTQPEEVAYAYEELSKVSPKFTIAAAFGNVHGVYKPGNVKLTPKILKNSQDFVQNKFNTGHNPVDFVFHGGSGSTLEEIREGISYGVIKMNIDTDLQFAYTEGIRDYMVKNLDYLKSQIGNPEGADAPNKKYYDPRRWVRESEVTFNARLEQAFADLNNVNTL from the coding sequence ATGGCACATAACATTAAACCAGGAGTAGCTACAGGAGATCAAGTACAAGAGATCTTTAATTATGCTAAAGAGAAGGGTTTTGCTCTTCCAGCAGTAAACGTTACTGGATCAAGCACAATTAACGGAGTTCTTGAAACTGCAGCAAAACTAAACGCGCCAGTTATCATTCAATTTTCTAACGGAGGAGCACAATTCAACGCTGGAAAAGGATTATCAAATGCAGGTGAAAAAGCAGCAATCGCGGGAGGAATCGCGGGAGCAAAACATATTCATACTTTGGCAGAAGCTTACGGTGCAACTGTAATCTTACACACTGACCACTGCGCAAAAAAACTTTTACCTTGGATTGATGGTTTATTAGATGCTTCTGAAAAACACTTCGCAGAAACAGGAAAACCATTATTCAGTTCTCACATGATCGATTTGTCTGAGGAGCCAATCGAAGAAAACATCGAGATCTGTAAAGAATATTTAGCTAGAATGAGCAAAATGGGTATGACATTAGAAATCGAACTTGGTATTACAGGTGGTGAAGAAGATGGTGTTGATAACTCTGATGTTGACAGCTCAAAATTATATACTCAACCAGAAGAAGTAGCTTACGCTTACGAAGAATTATCTAAAGTAAGTCCTAAATTTACTATTGCTGCTGCTTTCGGAAACGTTCACGGTGTTTACAAACCAGGAAACGTAAAATTAACTCCAAAAATCTTAAAAAATTCTCAAGACTTCGTACAAAACAAATTCAACACAGGACACAATCCAGTTGATTTCGTATTCCACGGAGGTTCAGGTTCTACACTTGAAGAAATCAGAGAAGGAATTAGCTACGGAGTTATCAAAATGAACATCGATACAGATTTACAGTTTGCATACACTGAAGGAATCCGTGACTACATGGTTAAAAATCTTGACTATTTAAAATCACAAATTGGTAACCCAGAAGGTGCAGATGCTCCAAACAAAAAATATTACGATCCAAGAAGATGGGTTCGTGAAAGCGAAGTAACATTCAACGCAAGACTTGAACAAGCTTTTGCTGATTTAAACAATGTGAATACACTATAA
- a CDS encoding BamA/TamA family outer membrane protein translates to MKNNSTKIIAFLLIAILICACNAVKRVPDGKNLLVKNNILVNGKSTNDETASNQMYQKPNGKLLGYKLRLNLYNLANLNPDSTYQAKFKNNPGKYERMSKILSAKQVDRLGQSFYYKGIHEFLKSTGEPPVIIDTSKTRKSLLRLKYYYFNNGFFNVHTDYSIDTVGVKRAEINYNITTGPAYKLDTISTKIMTPALDSLYRTNNEPSLLKSGNQYKTTDFEEEKNRITTYFRNHGAYYFQPTYVTFDIDTIGKKAKADVSLIINNNTIQEKDSSRTEPFKLYKISDVNIYTDYSAANAKKKPTDSVTYNNFNLYSYKGLKYRPRAITDAIFITKGSTFADFRTTLSSRSLNNLRIFNYPSIQYEVDKRDSTAQSLIANVYLTPRKKYSFGATLDLTHSNIQDFGIGASISETIRNVFNRAETLEISARLNVGSSRDMANPNNNFFNVSEYGLDMKLNFPRILLPFGTEKIIPKSMIPYTSISSGFSKQRNIGLDKENFTGGISYNWSPKRHNTAKLELLNAQFVRNLNPDNYFRVYTSSYDDLNGIGRDYNVNPGNWGETTEEQARKDLTIPKGTTGFTNDVLTGQTALTPSNSQYQEVESIEERRIRLTENDFILATSFSFTKTTKKDLADNNFYQFRTKIESAGTLLTLVSEIGNLQKNSRGNYEIFNLEYSEYVKTEFDYIKHWDFGKEKVLAVRSFFGIAVPFGNSNYIPFSRSYYAGGSNDNRAWQPYALGPGSTNAVNDFNEANMKIAASIEYRFKIFGDVKGALFADAGNIWNVLDNVVDPKAKFDNLNDLEEIALGTGFGLRYDLSFFVIRLDLGFKTYNPAHEKGDRWFKEYNFGHSVLNFGINYPF, encoded by the coding sequence TTGAAAAATAATTCCACAAAAATAATAGCATTTCTTCTAATTGCAATATTAATTTGCGCTTGTAATGCCGTAAAAAGAGTTCCCGATGGAAAAAACCTTCTTGTAAAAAACAATATTTTAGTTAACGGAAAATCTACAAATGACGAAACAGCTTCTAACCAAATGTACCAAAAACCAAATGGTAAATTATTAGGTTATAAACTTCGATTAAATTTATACAATTTAGCCAATTTAAATCCAGATTCTACTTATCAGGCAAAATTTAAAAATAATCCTGGAAAATATGAGCGTATGTCTAAAATACTCTCTGCAAAACAAGTAGATCGTCTTGGACAATCGTTTTATTACAAAGGAATTCATGAGTTTTTAAAAAGCACTGGCGAACCGCCTGTAATAATTGACACTTCGAAAACCAGAAAATCATTATTACGTTTAAAATACTATTATTTCAACAATGGTTTTTTTAACGTCCATACCGATTATTCAATCGACACCGTCGGAGTAAAAAGAGCCGAAATTAATTATAATATTACGACAGGACCAGCTTATAAATTGGACACTATTAGTACCAAAATAATGACTCCTGCGTTAGACTCTTTATACAGAACCAACAATGAACCTTCTTTATTAAAATCTGGAAATCAATACAAAACTACCGATTTTGAAGAAGAAAAAAACCGTATTACAACCTACTTTAGAAATCACGGAGCTTATTATTTTCAGCCTACTTATGTGACTTTTGACATTGACACCATTGGCAAAAAAGCAAAAGCCGATGTGAGCTTAATTATTAACAACAACACTATTCAGGAAAAAGATTCGAGCCGCACAGAACCTTTTAAATTATATAAAATTAGCGATGTAAATATTTACACCGATTATTCTGCTGCCAATGCTAAGAAAAAACCAACTGATAGCGTAACATACAACAACTTTAATCTATATAGTTACAAAGGATTAAAATATAGACCGCGTGCTATTACCGACGCTATCTTCATTACAAAAGGAAGTACTTTTGCTGATTTTAGAACTACCCTTTCTTCTCGCTCTTTAAACAATTTGAGGATTTTCAACTATCCTTCTATTCAATATGAAGTAGACAAGAGAGATTCTACAGCTCAATCTCTTATCGCCAACGTTTATTTGACTCCAAGAAAAAAATACAGTTTTGGAGCTACTCTTGACTTAACACACTCAAATATTCAGGATTTCGGGATTGGAGCCAGCATTTCTGAAACGATTCGAAATGTATTTAATCGAGCAGAAACTCTTGAAATTTCAGCACGTTTAAATGTTGGTTCATCTAGAGACATGGCCAATCCAAACAACAACTTCTTTAACGTTTCGGAATATGGTCTAGATATGAAATTGAATTTTCCGAGAATTTTACTGCCTTTTGGAACCGAAAAAATCATTCCGAAAAGTATGATTCCTTATACCTCCATATCTTCCGGTTTTTCCAAACAGAGAAATATTGGTCTAGATAAAGAAAACTTTACAGGAGGTATATCCTATAACTGGAGTCCAAAACGTCATAATACTGCGAAACTAGAATTATTGAATGCACAGTTTGTCCGCAACTTAAATCCAGACAACTATTTTAGAGTTTACACTTCTTCTTATGATGATCTAAATGGAATTGGAAGAGATTACAATGTTAACCCGGGCAACTGGGGAGAAACAACAGAAGAACAAGCAAGAAAAGATCTGACAATACCTAAAGGAACAACAGGATTTACTAATGACGTATTAACAGGCCAAACTGCTCTAACACCTTCAAACTCTCAATATCAAGAAGTTGAAAGTATCGAAGAAAGAAGAATTCGTTTAACTGAAAATGATTTCATTCTAGCAACCAGCTTCTCTTTTACCAAGACAACTAAAAAAGATTTAGCAGATAACAACTTCTATCAATTTAGAACAAAAATAGAATCTGCGGGGACTTTATTGACTTTAGTATCTGAAATTGGAAACCTTCAAAAAAATTCTAGAGGGAATTATGAGATTTTCAACCTGGAATACTCAGAATATGTTAAAACCGAATTTGATTACATCAAACACTGGGATTTTGGAAAAGAAAAAGTTTTGGCTGTTAGAAGTTTCTTCGGAATTGCAGTTCCGTTTGGAAATTCAAATTACATTCCGTTTTCGCGAAGTTATTATGCCGGAGGTTCAAATGACAACCGTGCTTGGCAACCTTATGCTTTAGGACCAGGAAGCACAAATGCTGTAAATGACTTTAATGAAGCAAATATGAAAATTGCGGCAAGTATCGAATATCGCTTCAAAATTTTTGGAGATGTTAAAGGAGCACTCTTTGCAGACGCCGGAAATATCTGGAATGTACTCGATAATGTCGTAGATCCTAAAGCAAAATTTGACAACTTAAACGATTTAGAAGAAATTGCTTTGGGTACAGGATTTGGTTTAAGATACGATTTGAGCTTTTTTGTTATTCGTTTAGATTTAGGCTTTAAGACTTATAATCCGGCGCATGAGAAGGGAGATCGATGGTTTAAAGAATACAATTTTGGACACTCGGTTTTAAATTTTGGTATAAATTATCCGTTCTAA
- a CDS encoding RNA methyltransferase, translating to MVSKNQIKLISSLHQKKQRFASQLFFAEGVKVIQELLQSNFELEHLYTTLNDFETVHVSKRTLINEQELKKISALSTPNSCLAVFKIPVPKKTIDSGLILALDDIRDPGNLGTILRLCDWFGIKQIICSKETVDIYNPKVVQATMGSITRVNVSYVDLKLFLAQTKLPVFGTFMDGENIYQSKLPQDGVIIMGNEANGISEEIEKIVTSRLTIPRFGELQKTESLNVATATAIILSEFKRNS from the coding sequence ATGGTTAGTAAAAACCAAATAAAGCTTATCTCTAGTTTACATCAAAAAAAGCAGCGTTTTGCTAGTCAATTATTCTTTGCTGAAGGAGTAAAAGTAATTCAAGAATTGCTGCAATCCAATTTTGAATTAGAACATTTATACACCACATTGAATGATTTTGAAACGGTACATGTTTCAAAACGAACTCTTATTAATGAACAAGAACTAAAAAAAATAAGTGCTTTGTCGACTCCGAATTCTTGTTTGGCAGTTTTTAAAATTCCCGTTCCCAAAAAGACAATCGATTCGGGTTTAATTTTAGCATTAGACGACATTAGAGATCCTGGAAATCTAGGAACTATTTTGCGTCTCTGCGATTGGTTTGGTATTAAGCAGATTATTTGTTCTAAAGAAACGGTAGATATTTATAATCCGAAAGTGGTACAAGCTACAATGGGTTCAATTACCAGAGTGAATGTAAGCTATGTTGATTTAAAACTTTTTCTTGCTCAAACTAAACTGCCAGTTTTTGGAACTTTTATGGACGGAGAAAATATTTATCAATCCAAATTACCTCAGGATGGAGTCATTATTATGGGTAATGAAGCCAATGGAATTTCAGAAGAAATTGAAAAAATAGTAACCAGCCGTCTAACAATTCCTAGATTTGGAGAGCTTCAAAAAACGGAAAGTTTAAATGTAGCTACTGCAACAGCAATTATTCTTAGTGAATTTAAACGAAATAGTTGA